One Novosphingobium sp. G106 DNA segment encodes these proteins:
- a CDS encoding YgdI/YgdR family lipoprotein, whose protein sequence is MRSLILPVMAAGALALGGCASNYAGEGALAGGALGAGVGALAGDVGAGAAIGAAAGAVAGSTKSKDDRGCYRRDRNGDRYYDRNC, encoded by the coding sequence ATGCGTTCTCTTATCCTTCCCGTGATGGCCGCTGGCGCCCTGGCTCTTGGTGGCTGTGCCTCGAACTACGCCGGCGAGGGCGCACTGGCCGGTGGTGCGCTGGGCGCAGGCGTAGGCGCGTTGGCGGGTGACGTCGGCGCCGGCGCCGCAATCGGCGCTGCGGCCGGTGCCGTTGCCGGTTCGACGAAATCGAAGGATGATCGCGGCTGCTATCGTCGTGATCGCAATGGCGACCGCTACTACGACCGCAATTGCTAA
- the grpE gene encoding nucleotide exchange factor GrpE, protein MSDDKTQPQNDAAVAEELKGVPEELLEKGGDEIAALRDQLEAAKQDVLYAKAETQNVRRRLEKDIADSRAYAATGFARDILSVADNLSRALEAIPADLREDDKLKSLVAGIEATSREIDKVFGMHGISRIAAKGMPLDPNQHQAMLEVPSDAEPGTIVQELQAGYMIKDRLLRPAMVAVAKKPD, encoded by the coding sequence ATGAGCGATGACAAGACGCAGCCGCAGAACGATGCGGCGGTGGCCGAAGAATTGAAGGGCGTGCCGGAAGAGCTGCTGGAGAAGGGCGGCGACGAGATCGCTGCGCTGCGCGACCAGCTCGAAGCCGCCAAGCAGGACGTGCTTTACGCCAAGGCCGAGACGCAGAACGTGCGTCGCCGGCTCGAGAAGGATATCGCCGACAGCCGCGCCTATGCCGCGACGGGCTTCGCGCGGGACATTCTGTCGGTCGCCGACAATCTTTCGCGTGCGCTCGAAGCGATTCCTGCCGACCTGCGCGAGGACGACAAGCTCAAGAGCCTTGTCGCCGGCATCGAGGCGACCTCGCGCGAGATCGACAAGGTTTTCGGCATGCACGGGATCAGTCGCATCGCCGCCAAGGGCATGCCGCTCGATCCCAACCAGCACCAGGCCATGCTCGAAGTGCCGTCGGATGCCGAACCGGGCACGATCGTGCAGGAGCTCCAAGCCGGCTACATGATCAAGGATCGACTGCTGCGTCCGGCCATGGTTGCGGTGGCGAAGAAGCCGGACTGA
- the hrcA gene encoding heat-inducible transcriptional repressor HrcA, translating to MPTLPITELTHRAREIFRLVVEGYIDSGQPVGSKTLAGAGGVNLSPASIRSVLADLEQLGLLAAPHTSAGRMPTEVGLRLFVDGMMQAAEPTADERAAIERRMAQPGPIEHALAATSAVLSDLSACAGVVMVPRREPQLLQMSLVPLAPDRALAVLVGEDGGIENRILPLPGPLPPGALEEVSNYITARLAGRTLADAARLMRAEIASGRSALDAASRDLVERGIAVWSEDAARRPVLIVRGQANLLDEGMLSDLERVRLLLDDLENKQSVAEMLDLAREAESTRIFIGSENRLFALSGSSVIASPYRDREGKVVGVVGVIGPTRLNYARVVPMVDFTAQSLGKLIG from the coding sequence ATGCCCACGTTACCGATAACCGAACTGACCCACCGCGCTCGCGAGATCTTCCGCCTCGTGGTGGAGGGCTATATCGATTCCGGGCAGCCCGTCGGCTCGAAGACGCTGGCTGGGGCGGGCGGGGTGAACCTGTCGCCAGCTTCGATCCGATCGGTTCTGGCCGACCTCGAACAGCTCGGGCTGCTGGCAGCGCCGCATACCAGTGCCGGGCGGATGCCGACCGAGGTAGGCCTGCGCCTCTTCGTCGACGGCATGATGCAGGCCGCCGAGCCGACCGCCGACGAGCGCGCGGCGATCGAACGGCGGATGGCACAGCCTGGGCCGATCGAGCACGCACTGGCCGCGACCAGCGCGGTGCTGTCCGATCTCTCGGCCTGCGCTGGCGTCGTCATGGTGCCGCGCCGCGAGCCGCAGCTCCTGCAGATGAGCCTGGTCCCGCTCGCGCCCGACCGCGCGCTTGCAGTGCTGGTGGGCGAGGACGGTGGGATCGAGAATCGCATCCTGCCGCTGCCGGGCCCGCTGCCACCGGGCGCACTGGAGGAAGTGTCCAACTATATCACCGCCCGCCTTGCTGGCCGGACCCTGGCCGACGCGGCGCGGCTGATGCGCGCCGAGATCGCCTCGGGCCGATCGGCTCTCGACGCGGCTAGCCGCGATCTGGTCGAGCGCGGTATCGCCGTATGGAGCGAGGACGCGGCGCGGCGTCCCGTGCTGATCGTCCGCGGACAGGCCAACCTCCTCGATGAGGGCATGCTCAGCGACCTCGAACGCGTCCGCCTGCTGCTCGACGATCTCGAGAACAAGCAGTCGGTCGCCGAAATGCTCGACCTCGCGCGCGAGGCTGAATCGACGCGGATATTCATCGGTTCGGAGAACCGACTGTTCGCGCTTTCGGGCTCCTCGGTGATCGCCTCACCCTATCGCGACCGCGAGGGCAAGGTGGTCGGCGTGGTCGGGGTTATCGGGCCGACGCGGTTGAATTATGCGCGCGTTGTCCCCATGGTGGATTTCACCGCCCAGAGCCTGGGCAAGCTAATTGGATAG
- the rph gene encoding ribonuclease PH: MRPSGRAPDEMRALSFETNYTIHAEGSVLVSFGNTKVLVTASVEEKVPPFMRGKGEGWVTAEYSMLPRATHTRGSREAAKGKQSGRTQEIQRLIGRALRSVVDFKKLGERQIVLDCDVIQADGGTRTAAISGAWVALRIAIDKLMTAGLVKEDPMPRRVAAVSCGICEGVPVLDLDYIEDSSADADANFVLIEGGHIAEVQATAEGATYDEEGLLRLLRLARIGCDKIFAAQAKAVGR; the protein is encoded by the coding sequence ATGCGACCCTCCGGCCGCGCGCCTGATGAAATGCGCGCCCTGTCTTTCGAGACCAACTACACCATCCACGCCGAAGGTTCGGTGCTGGTCTCGTTCGGCAACACCAAGGTGCTGGTCACCGCCAGCGTCGAGGAAAAGGTGCCGCCGTTCATGCGCGGCAAGGGCGAAGGCTGGGTAACCGCCGAGTACTCGATGCTGCCGCGCGCAACGCATACCCGTGGCAGCCGCGAGGCGGCCAAGGGCAAGCAGTCGGGCCGCACGCAGGAAATTCAGCGGCTGATCGGTCGCGCGCTGCGTTCGGTGGTCGACTTCAAGAAGCTCGGCGAGCGCCAGATCGTGCTCGATTGCGACGTGATCCAGGCCGACGGCGGTACGCGCACCGCGGCGATCTCGGGCGCCTGGGTGGCGCTGCGCATCGCCATCGACAAGCTGATGACCGCGGGTCTCGTCAAGGAAGACCCGATGCCGCGCCGCGTCGCGGCGGTGTCCTGCGGGATCTGCGAGGGCGTGCCGGTGCTCGATCTCGACTATATCGAGGACAGCTCGGCCGACGCCGATGCCAACTTCGTGCTGATCGAGGGCGGCCATATCGCCGAGGTCCAGGCCACGGCCGAAGGCGCGACCTATGACGAGGAAGGGCTGCTGCGCCTGCTCCGCCTTGCCCGCATCGGTTGCGACAAGATCTTCGCGGCCCAGGCCAAGGCCGTCGGCCGGTGA
- the rdgB gene encoding RdgB/HAM1 family non-canonical purine NTP pyrophosphatase, whose protein sequence is MSEARLGSETLVIATHNAGKLKEIGALLAPYGVNCISAGSLGLPEPAETGKTFVENALIKARAAAESSGLPALADDSGLCVAALGNAPGVYTADWAERQWFEGAPGRDWYMAMGKVEGLLCEKGPETDRSCWFACVLAIAWPDGSSAVYQGRADGSYTWPPRGTMGFGYDPVFVPQGGSETFAELDPEEKHRISHRADAFAKLVAAQFGG, encoded by the coding sequence GTGAGCGAAGCGCGCCTCGGCTCCGAAACGCTGGTCATCGCGACGCACAACGCGGGCAAGCTCAAGGAGATCGGGGCGCTGCTCGCGCCTTATGGCGTGAACTGCATCTCGGCCGGATCGCTCGGGCTGCCCGAGCCGGCCGAGACCGGCAAGACCTTCGTCGAGAACGCACTGATCAAGGCGCGGGCGGCGGCAGAGAGTTCGGGCCTGCCGGCGCTGGCCGACGATTCCGGGCTCTGCGTGGCGGCGCTCGGCAATGCGCCCGGCGTCTACACCGCCGATTGGGCCGAGAGGCAGTGGTTTGAGGGCGCGCCTGGCCGCGATTGGTACATGGCTATGGGCAAGGTCGAAGGCCTGCTCTGCGAGAAGGGCCCGGAGACCGATCGTTCCTGCTGGTTCGCCTGCGTGCTTGCGATCGCCTGGCCCGATGGCAGCAGCGCGGTCTACCAGGGCCGCGCCGACGGCAGCTACACTTGGCCCCCGCGCGGGACGATGGGCTTCGGCTACGATCCGGTTTTCGTGCCGCAGGGCGGGAGCGAAACCTTCGCCGAGCTCGATCCTGAAGAGAAGCATCGCATCAGCCACCGTGCCGATGCCTTTGCGAAATTGGTCGCAGCCCAGTTCGGCGGCTGA
- a CDS encoding CAP domain-containing protein, whose amino-acid sequence MHRIIRAATFAALTLVSAGLSAVGAAAQTDEFWPARPLIDNRSQFNQRLLDLHNRERERIGQPALVWDAELAQHAKAWANTLAARGDFEHSPAEMRVNEGENLWRGTAGAYTLEEMMGHFISERHDFQPGVFPAVARSGNWHEIGHYTQVIWPTTRAVGCAVTSRRGTDYLVCRFYPAGNVLGQSVP is encoded by the coding sequence ATGCACCGCATCATTCGAGCTGCCACCTTTGCCGCCCTAACCCTGGTTTCGGCCGGGCTGTCAGCGGTCGGTGCTGCGGCCCAGACAGATGAATTCTGGCCGGCACGTCCCCTGATCGACAACCGCTCCCAGTTCAACCAGCGCCTGCTCGATCTGCACAACCGCGAGCGCGAACGGATTGGACAGCCCGCGCTCGTTTGGGATGCGGAACTGGCCCAGCACGCCAAGGCTTGGGCCAACACCCTCGCGGCACGCGGCGATTTCGAGCATTCGCCGGCCGAAATGCGCGTGAACGAGGGCGAGAACCTCTGGCGCGGCACGGCCGGGGCCTACACGCTCGAAGAGATGATGGGCCACTTCATCTCCGAACGGCACGATTTCCAGCCCGGCGTCTTTCCCGCGGTCGCGCGCAGCGGGAACTGGCACGAAATCGGCCACTATACGCAGGTGATCTGGCCGACGACACGCGCCGTCGGCTGCGCCGTGACCTCGCGGCGCGGGACCGACTACCTGGTCTGCCGTTTTTACCCCGCTGGCAACGTGCTGGGGCAGAGCGTCCCCTAA
- the hemW gene encoding radical SAM family heme chaperone HemW, protein MASAVYIHWPFCLAKCPYCDFNSHVRDRVDHAQWERALLADMVGEAELAGGEPLHSIFFGGGTPSLMPPALVERLLVEAERLWGFAPGIEITLEGNPSSVEAANYAALAQAGINRASLGIQALDDETLRFLGRLHDADEGLAALEIAQRHFDRVSFDLIYARPGQTPAAWEAELSRALSFGTGHLSLYQLTIEPGTRFATMVREKAFIPLDDDAAADLFELTRDMTAAAGIPAYEVSNHARPGEESRHNLTYWRYQDYCGIGPGAHGRRGGVATVRHRKPENWLAAIERQGDGIAEVRALPPREQASEAMLMGLRLAEGVDLAAKSSRFGVGVEELCDPAKLAFYIKQGFAWQDGTRIGITPQGMPVLDGLLGELVPAALVAA, encoded by the coding sequence ATGGCCTCTGCAGTTTACATTCATTGGCCATTCTGCCTGGCCAAGTGCCCCTACTGCGATTTCAACAGCCATGTCCGCGATCGGGTGGATCACGCCCAGTGGGAGCGCGCGCTGCTGGCCGACATGGTGGGCGAGGCGGAATTGGCCGGCGGTGAGCCCCTGCACTCGATCTTCTTCGGCGGCGGCACGCCTTCGCTGATGCCGCCGGCTCTGGTCGAGCGGCTGCTGGTTGAGGCCGAGCGGCTCTGGGGCTTCGCGCCGGGGATCGAGATCACGCTCGAAGGCAATCCTTCCTCGGTCGAGGCGGCGAACTACGCGGCGCTGGCCCAGGCAGGTATCAATCGGGCTTCGCTCGGCATCCAGGCGCTCGACGACGAGACGCTGCGCTTCCTTGGCCGGCTGCACGATGCCGATGAAGGCCTGGCCGCGCTGGAGATCGCGCAGCGGCATTTCGACCGGGTGAGCTTCGACCTGATTTATGCGCGGCCGGGGCAGACCCCTGCGGCCTGGGAGGCGGAGCTCAGCCGGGCCTTGTCTTTCGGTACGGGGCATCTGTCGCTCTACCAGCTGACGATCGAGCCGGGCACGCGCTTCGCTACGATGGTCCGCGAGAAAGCCTTCATCCCGCTCGACGACGATGCCGCGGCCGACCTTTTCGAGCTGACCCGCGACATGACCGCAGCGGCGGGCATTCCCGCCTACGAGGTGAGCAACCACGCCCGCCCGGGCGAGGAGAGCCGCCACAACCTAACCTATTGGCGCTACCAGGACTATTGCGGCATCGGTCCCGGCGCGCATGGGCGGCGCGGTGGGGTGGCGACGGTGCGGCACCGCAAGCCGGAGAACTGGCTCGCTGCGATCGAACGGCAGGGTGATGGCATCGCCGAAGTGCGCGCCCTGCCCCCGCGCGAACAGGCTAGCGAGGCGATGCTGATGGGGCTGAGGCTGGCCGAGGGTGTCGATCTCGCCGCCAAGTCTTCCCGTTTCGGCGTTGGTGTCGAGGAACTCTGCGACCCTGCCAAGCTCGCCTTCTACATCAAGCAGGGCTTCGCCTGGCAGGACGGCACCCGCATCGGCATTACGCCGCAAGGCATGCCCGTGCTCGATGGGCTGCTCGGCGAACTTGTCCCCGCGGCGCTGGTCGCTGCGTGA
- a CDS encoding tyrosine recombinase XerC, giving the protein MSRREILEAWRSHLAEGRRRSPHTVRAYVATADRLLEEVGAVDWRTLARLDAAALRNQLARRRADGIGNVSAARELSALKGFISFARAQAGEADTAPPRMRGPRIKKGLPRPVTPDDAVNLAVAVEEDASVEWIGARDRAVLLLLYGAGLRIAEALSLTGGDFPLSEVMVVTGKGGKQRAVPLLPIVREGVADYVAKCPWPPMRGEPLFRGARGGALSQGMIQKAMARARISLGLPPSATPHALRHSFATHLLGAGADLRSLQELLGHASLGSTQIYTKVDAATLLDVYRNAHPREQ; this is encoded by the coding sequence GTGAGCCGGCGCGAGATCCTCGAAGCCTGGCGCTCGCACCTCGCCGAAGGCCGCCGCCGCTCGCCGCATACGGTGCGCGCCTATGTCGCCACGGCCGACCGGCTGCTCGAAGAAGTGGGTGCGGTCGACTGGCGGACCCTCGCCCGGCTCGATGCTGCCGCCTTGCGCAACCAGCTCGCACGGCGGCGGGCCGACGGCATAGGCAATGTCTCGGCCGCGCGTGAGCTCTCGGCGCTCAAGGGCTTCATCTCTTTTGCCCGGGCCCAGGCCGGCGAGGCCGATACCGCCCCGCCGCGAATGCGCGGACCGCGGATCAAGAAGGGGCTCCCTCGCCCCGTCACGCCCGACGATGCCGTGAACCTGGCCGTGGCCGTCGAGGAGGACGCGAGCGTCGAATGGATCGGCGCGCGCGACCGGGCAGTGCTGCTTTTGCTCTATGGCGCGGGACTGCGCATCGCCGAGGCCCTATCGCTGACAGGCGGCGATTTTCCGCTGAGCGAAGTGATGGTCGTCACCGGCAAGGGCGGCAAGCAGCGGGCCGTGCCGCTGCTGCCGATCGTGCGCGAAGGGGTGGCCGATTATGTCGCCAAGTGCCCCTGGCCGCCGATGCGCGGCGAACCGCTGTTTCGCGGGGCGCGGGGCGGCGCGCTGTCGCAGGGTATGATCCAGAAGGCCATGGCTCGCGCCCGGATCTCGCTCGGCCTGCCGCCCAGCGCAACACCGCACGCCTTACGCCACAGTTTTGCGACACACCTGCTCGGCGCAGGTGCCGACCTGCGCTCGCTGCAGGAACTGCTCGGTCATGCCAGTCTCGGCTCGACCCAGATCTACACCAAGGTTGATGCCGCTACCCTGCTCGACGTCTATCGCAACGCGCATCCGCGGGAGCAGTGA
- a CDS encoding DedA family protein, with product MTEWILRLIEQGGYWGIAFLMFIENVFPPIPSEVIMGLGGIAVARGAMEFWPLLLVGTIGSTLGNYVWFLAGDKLGYGRLKPIADRWGRWLTLEWEDIEKASRFFRNHGQWIVFVMRFSPLLRTMISLPAGLAHMKHWKFLIFTFAGAAVWNAALIHGGRWLSGYFAEAQGWLNAIIFASVALGIVAYLWRVLTWKPRA from the coding sequence ATGACCGAATGGATTCTGAGGCTCATCGAGCAAGGCGGCTACTGGGGCATCGCCTTTCTCATGTTCATCGAGAACGTGTTTCCGCCGATCCCCTCCGAAGTCATCATGGGCCTCGGCGGTATCGCCGTAGCGCGCGGGGCGATGGAGTTCTGGCCGCTGCTGCTGGTCGGCACGATCGGCTCTACCTTGGGCAACTATGTCTGGTTCCTCGCCGGCGACAAGCTCGGCTACGGACGCCTGAAGCCGATCGCCGATCGCTGGGGGCGCTGGCTGACGCTCGAATGGGAGGACATCGAGAAGGCGAGCCGGTTCTTCCGCAACCACGGGCAATGGATCGTCTTCGTCATGCGCTTCTCCCCGCTCTTGCGCACGATGATCTCGCTGCCCGCGGGCCTGGCGCACATGAAGCACTGGAAATTCCTGATCTTCACATTCGCCGGCGCGGCGGTGTGGAACGCGGCGCTGATCCACGGCGGCCGTTGGCTCTCGGGCTATTTCGCCGAGGCACAAGGCTGGCTCAACGCCATCATCTTCGCTTCGGTGGCGTTGGGGATTGTCGCCTATCTCTGGCGCGTGCTGACCTGGAAGCCGCGCGCCTAG
- the gshB gene encoding glutathione synthase, protein MTLRIAVQMDPLETINIAGDSSFHLMLAAQARGYPLWHYDVRTLALDTNGGEGERITCWAAPVTVQRVAGDHFQRGEYQLIDLGKDIDVVLMRQDPPFDLGYITGTHILERLAGRTLVVNDPVSVRNAPEKVMVLDFARFMPPTLVARRIEDVKAFHLKHPGDLVVKPLHGNGGKAVFRVPADGSNLGALTELFGTVWPEPFMVQPFLPEVSEGDKRIVLVDGVVAGAINRKPGQGEFRSNLAVGGYAEATTLTEREQEICAALGPVLKERGLLFVGIDVIGGKWLTEINVTSPTGIVAIDRFNNSDTGGLIWDAIEARHAAMLQG, encoded by the coding sequence ATGACGCTACGTATCGCGGTCCAGATGGACCCGCTGGAAACGATCAACATCGCCGGCGATTCGTCCTTCCACCTGATGCTCGCGGCCCAGGCGCGGGGCTATCCGCTGTGGCACTACGATGTGCGCACGCTGGCGCTCGACACCAATGGCGGCGAGGGCGAGCGGATCACCTGCTGGGCTGCGCCGGTCACGGTGCAGCGCGTTGCGGGCGACCACTTCCAGCGCGGCGAATACCAGCTGATCGACCTCGGCAAGGACATCGACGTCGTGCTGATGCGGCAGGACCCGCCGTTCGACCTCGGCTATATCACCGGCACGCACATCCTCGAACGTCTCGCCGGCCGCACGCTGGTGGTCAACGATCCGGTCTCGGTGCGCAATGCGCCCGAGAAGGTCATGGTGCTCGATTTCGCCCGGTTCATGCCACCGACGCTCGTCGCCCGGCGGATCGAGGACGTGAAGGCCTTCCACCTCAAGCATCCGGGCGACCTCGTGGTGAAGCCGCTCCACGGCAACGGCGGCAAGGCCGTGTTCCGCGTGCCCGCCGACGGCAGCAACCTCGGCGCGCTGACCGAACTGTTCGGTACGGTCTGGCCCGAGCCGTTCATGGTCCAGCCCTTCCTTCCCGAAGTCTCCGAAGGCGACAAGCGCATCGTCCTGGTCGACGGCGTCGTCGCCGGGGCGATCAATCGCAAGCCGGGGCAGGGCGAATTCCGCTCGAACCTCGCGGTCGGCGGCTATGCCGAAGCGACCACGCTGACGGAGCGCGAGCAGGAAATCTGCGCCGCGCTGGGACCGGTGCTCAAGGAGCGCGGGCTGCTGTTCGTCGGCATCGACGTGATCGGCGGCAAATGGCTGACCGAGATCAACGTGACCTCGCCGACGGGCATCGTCGCAATCGACCGGTTCAACAATTCGGACACCGGCGGGCTCATCTGGGACGCGATCGAGGCACGCCACGCCGCGATGCTGCAAGGCTGA
- a CDS encoding YraN family protein encodes MNRARAEKRGRRGETLAAWYLRLKGWRIVAQRVKTPRGEVDLVARRGRMIAFVEVKWRATAAELDLAIDEYRLRRVAAAAEAIAHRFVRTGDDQRIDVLLLAPGRFPRHITNAFMG; translated from the coding sequence GTGAACCGGGCTCGCGCCGAGAAACGAGGCCGGCGGGGCGAGACGCTCGCCGCCTGGTATCTGAGGCTCAAAGGCTGGCGCATCGTTGCGCAACGGGTGAAGACGCCGCGCGGTGAGGTCGATCTTGTCGCGAGACGAGGACGGATGATCGCCTTCGTCGAAGTAAAATGGCGCGCCACCGCCGCCGAACTCGACCTCGCCATCGACGAATATCGCCTGCGGCGGGTGGCCGCAGCGGCGGAGGCCATCGCCCACCGCTTCGTTCGCACGGGCGACGACCAGAGGATCGACGTGCTCCTCCTTGCGCCGGGCCGCTTCCCGCGCCACATCACCAACGCCTTCATGGGCTGA
- the rsmI gene encoding 16S rRNA (cytidine(1402)-2'-O)-methyltransferase produces MDHQLSPGLYIVATPIGNLGDITLRAVETLRGVAAIACEDTRVTGKLLNHLGIKKRMIRYDDHASEYDRDKLLALLAEQPVALVSDAGTPLISDPGYRLVKLAREAGIVVTSLPGPSAAVVALTLAGLPSDRFLFAGFLPSKDKARRDVLAELAAVPATLVFYETAPRLDDSLAAIDVVLPGREVGVARELTKKFEECRTGSPEELRAHYAAHPPKGEIVLLVGPPAEPTADSFDIDAMLRAELETEKPSQAAGKVAKLTGLDRKVLYARALELK; encoded by the coding sequence ATGGATCACCAGCTCTCGCCCGGTCTCTATATTGTCGCCACGCCCATTGGCAATCTCGGCGACATAACGCTCCGCGCCGTGGAGACGTTGCGAGGCGTCGCTGCGATAGCCTGCGAGGACACGCGGGTGACCGGCAAGCTGCTGAATCACCTCGGCATAAAAAAGCGGATGATCCGCTACGACGATCACGCCAGCGAATATGACCGGGACAAGCTGCTGGCCCTGCTGGCCGAGCAGCCGGTGGCGCTGGTGAGCGATGCGGGGACGCCGCTGATCTCCGATCCCGGCTACCGCCTCGTCAAGCTGGCGCGCGAGGCGGGGATCGTGGTGACCAGCCTGCCGGGACCGAGCGCGGCGGTCGTGGCGCTGACGCTGGCTGGCCTTCCGAGCGACCGGTTCTTGTTCGCGGGGTTCCTTCCCTCCAAGGACAAGGCGCGGCGCGACGTGTTGGCGGAGCTAGCCGCGGTGCCGGCGACGCTGGTGTTCTACGAGACCGCACCGCGGCTCGACGATTCCCTCGCGGCGATCGACGTCGTGCTGCCGGGCCGCGAGGTAGGCGTGGCGCGTGAGCTGACCAAAAAGTTCGAAGAATGCCGCACCGGATCGCCCGAGGAATTGCGAGCACACTACGCAGCCCATCCGCCAAAAGGCGAGATCGTGCTACTCGTCGGCCCGCCTGCCGAACCCACGGCGGATTCGTTCGACATCGACGCCATGCTGCGCGCCGAGTTGGAAACCGAGAAGCCCTCGCAAGCCGCAGGTAAGGTCGCTAAGCTCACCGGCCTCGACCGCAAGGTGCTTTACGCCCGGGCACTGGAGCTCAAGTGA
- a CDS encoding penicillin-binding protein activator, whose amino-acid sequence MSGTNRRRFLTLATVALLAGCKVIPKGPVETAPPPKGPDSSTLPTDSQRHRVALLVPLAGPNGAVGQSIANAATMALLDTNAQNLRITTYDTSAGVASVTAQAIADGNKLILGPLISNDIPAVTATARAARVPVISFSNDESAAGRDVFIMGNLPSASIERTVYYAKSRGMTRFGALVPSGEYGERASTAIFASVRAAGGSVAATETYDRSNTSVVSAARRLKAKGGFDAVFIADGGRFASQAAAQLKTAGSATPRLLGTELWSGEAVVATTPALRGAWFSAVSDARFRKFSDSYKARFGVQPYRIATLGYDAVLLTLRIARDWRTGTQLPITRLTDSGGFVGLDGAFRFRPNGVIDRALEVREVQAGGVVPVSPAPARFGE is encoded by the coding sequence ATGAGCGGAACGAACCGGCGCAGGTTCCTTACCCTGGCGACGGTCGCCCTGCTGGCGGGTTGCAAGGTCATTCCCAAGGGCCCGGTCGAAACCGCTCCGCCGCCCAAGGGGCCGGATTCCAGCACTCTGCCAACCGATTCGCAGCGGCACCGCGTCGCGCTGCTGGTGCCGCTCGCCGGACCCAACGGCGCCGTCGGCCAGTCGATCGCCAATGCCGCGACGATGGCGCTGCTCGATACCAACGCGCAGAACCTGCGGATAACCACCTATGACACCTCGGCGGGGGTCGCGAGCGTCACTGCCCAGGCGATTGCCGACGGCAACAAGCTGATTCTCGGCCCGCTGATCTCCAACGACATTCCCGCGGTGACTGCCACTGCGCGTGCGGCGCGGGTGCCGGTGATCTCGTTCTCCAACGACGAGAGCGCGGCAGGACGCGACGTGTTCATCATGGGCAACCTGCCCAGCGCTTCGATCGAGCGCACGGTCTACTATGCCAAGAGCCGCGGCATGACCCGCTTCGGCGCGCTGGTCCCCTCGGGCGAATATGGCGAGCGGGCTTCGACGGCGATCTTCGCTTCGGTCCGCGCAGCCGGCGGCAGCGTTGCCGCGACTGAGACCTACGACCGCTCGAACACCTCGGTGGTCAGCGCAGCGCGGCGGCTCAAGGCCAAGGGGGGCTTCGACGCGGTGTTCATCGCCGATGGCGGCCGCTTCGCCAGCCAGGCCGCGGCGCAGCTCAAGACGGCGGGCTCAGCCACACCGCGCCTGCTCGGCACCGAGCTGTGGAGCGGCGAAGCCGTGGTAGCGACAACTCCGGCACTTCGCGGTGCCTGGTTCTCGGCCGTGTCCGACGCGCGGTTCCGCAAGTTCTCCGACAGCTACAAGGCACGGTTCGGCGTCCAGCCCTACCGCATCGCCACCCTCGGCTATGACGCCGTGCTGCTCACGCTGCGCATAGCCCGCGACTGGCGGACGGGAACGCAGCTGCCGATTACCCGCCTCACCGACAGTGGCGGCTTCGTCGGCCTGGACGGCGCCTTCCGCTTCCGCCCCAACGGCGTGATCGATCGCGCGCTCGAAGTGCGCGAAGTCCAGGCCGGCGGCGTGGTGCCGGTCAGCCCGGCTCCGGCGCGGTTCGGCGAGTAA